The following coding sequences are from one Arthrobacter crystallopoietes window:
- a CDS encoding glutamate--cysteine ligase encodes MNIEFAPSAQSTLGVEWELALVDGRSGELVSAASEVLRNVAARHPELKDDDEHPHIKQELLLNTVELVTGICTSVEQAKGELDDALTAVRDVTDPMGVELFCAGSHPFAAPRSQPVTDKERYAKLIDRTQWWGQQMVIYGVHVHVGLDHRDKALPVLDGLVNYFPHFQALSASSPFWGGEDTGYASQRALMFQQLPTAGLPFQFPAWANYEDYVQDMFNTGVIDTLSEIRWDVRPVAALGTIEMRICDGMSSLQDVGAIAALTQCLVDEFSTVLDDGWAIPTMPPWHVQENKWRAARYGMEAIVILDGAGKEKLVTEHLREDVLNRLEPVAKKLGCSNELADVEKIIERGAGYQRQRRIAAENDGDLRAVVLDVVRQMRGEA; translated from the coding sequence TTGAATATCGAGTTCGCACCGTCCGCCCAGTCCACCCTCGGCGTCGAGTGGGAACTGGCGCTGGTGGACGGCCGGAGCGGCGAGCTGGTGTCCGCGGCCTCCGAGGTGCTGCGCAACGTCGCGGCCAGGCATCCCGAGCTCAAGGACGACGACGAGCACCCCCATATCAAGCAGGAGCTGCTGCTGAACACGGTGGAACTGGTGACGGGCATCTGCACGTCGGTGGAACAGGCCAAGGGGGAACTGGATGATGCCCTGACCGCGGTGCGCGATGTGACGGATCCGATGGGCGTGGAGCTGTTCTGCGCCGGCAGCCACCCCTTTGCCGCGCCGCGGTCCCAGCCGGTAACGGACAAGGAGCGCTACGCGAAACTGATCGACCGGACCCAGTGGTGGGGCCAGCAGATGGTGATCTACGGCGTGCACGTCCACGTGGGCCTGGACCACCGGGACAAGGCTCTGCCCGTGCTGGACGGCCTGGTCAACTACTTCCCGCACTTCCAGGCGCTGTCCGCATCGTCCCCCTTCTGGGGCGGTGAGGATACCGGTTATGCGTCGCAGCGCGCGCTGATGTTCCAGCAGCTGCCGACGGCCGGCCTGCCGTTCCAGTTCCCCGCCTGGGCGAACTACGAGGACTATGTGCAGGACATGTTCAACACCGGAGTGATCGATACGCTCAGCGAGATCCGCTGGGACGTCCGCCCGGTCGCCGCGCTGGGCACCATCGAGATGCGCATCTGCGACGGCATGTCCTCGCTGCAGGATGTCGGCGCCATCGCCGCGCTGACGCAGTGCCTGGTTGACGAGTTCTCCACCGTGCTGGACGACGGCTGGGCCATCCCCACCATGCCGCCGTGGCACGTGCAGGAGAACAAGTGGCGCGCGGCCCGGTATGGCATGGAAGCGATTGTCATCCTCGACGGCGCGGGCAAGGAAAAGCTGGTCACCGAGCACCTGCGCGAAGACGTGCTCAACCGGCTGGAACCGGTGGCGAAGAAGCTCGGCTGCAGCAACGAGCTGGCCGACGTGGAGAAGATCATCGAGCGCGGTGCCGGCTACCAGCGCCAGCGCCGGATTGCAGCAGAGAACGACGGCGACCTGCGCGCCGTCGTGCTCGATGTTGTCCGGCAGATGCGCGGCGAAGCCTGA
- the tsaD gene encoding tRNA (adenosine(37)-N6)-threonylcarbamoyltransferase complex transferase subunit TsaD: MNRSEPLVLGIESSCDETGVGIVRGDTLLTNTVSSSMEEHVRFGGVIPEIASRAHLDAFVPTLQQALDDAGVTLDEVDALAVTSGPGLAGALMVGVCAAKALAVATGKPLYAINHLVAHVGVGLLDGGELPENLGALLVSGGHTEILRVKSITDDVELLGSTIDDAAGEAYDKVARILGLGYPGGPVIDKLAKEGNPKAIRFPRGLSQPKYMGSAEEPGRHRYDWSFSGLKTAVARAVEQFEAAGQEVPVADIAASFQEAVVDVITAKAMLACTEHGITNLLLGGGVAANSRLRELTAERCAANGITLRVPPINLCTDNGAMVAALGSQIVMAGGEPSGIAFAPDSSMPVTSVHL, from the coding sequence ATGAACCGCAGCGAACCGCTGGTACTGGGCATCGAGTCCTCCTGCGACGAAACCGGTGTAGGCATAGTCCGCGGCGACACGCTGCTGACCAACACCGTCTCCTCCTCGATGGAGGAACACGTGCGTTTCGGCGGCGTGATCCCGGAGATCGCCTCGCGCGCCCACCTGGATGCGTTTGTCCCCACGCTCCAGCAGGCATTGGATGACGCCGGCGTGACGCTGGACGAAGTCGACGCTTTGGCCGTGACCTCCGGTCCGGGCTTGGCCGGCGCGCTCATGGTGGGTGTCTGCGCGGCCAAGGCGCTCGCCGTCGCAACGGGCAAACCGCTCTACGCGATCAACCACCTCGTGGCGCACGTCGGCGTGGGCCTGCTGGACGGCGGCGAACTGCCCGAAAACCTCGGCGCGCTGCTGGTGTCCGGCGGCCACACGGAGATCCTGCGGGTGAAGTCCATTACCGACGACGTCGAACTGCTCGGCTCCACCATCGACGACGCCGCCGGCGAAGCCTATGACAAGGTGGCCCGCATCCTCGGCCTGGGCTACCCGGGCGGGCCGGTGATCGACAAGCTGGCCAAGGAGGGCAACCCCAAGGCCATCCGTTTCCCACGCGGCCTGAGCCAGCCCAAATACATGGGTTCGGCCGAGGAGCCCGGGCGCCACCGGTACGACTGGTCCTTTTCCGGGCTGAAGACCGCCGTGGCCCGCGCGGTGGAGCAGTTCGAGGCGGCCGGCCAGGAGGTTCCGGTGGCTGACATCGCCGCGTCCTTCCAGGAAGCGGTGGTAGACGTGATCACGGCCAAGGCGATGCTTGCCTGCACTGAACACGGCATCACCAACCTGCTGCTCGGCGGGGGAGTGGCCGCCAACTCCAGGCTGCGCGAGCTGACCGCGGAACGCTGCGCGGCCAACGGGATCACGCTCCGCGTCCCGCCGATCAACCTTTGTACGGACAACGGCGCCATGGTCGCGGCACTCGGCTCGCAGATTGTCATGGCCGGGGGAGAGCCATCCGGCATTGCCTTCGCCCCGGACTCCTCCATGCCGGTCACCAGCGTCCACCTGTAG
- the tsaB gene encoding tRNA (adenosine(37)-N6)-threonylcarbamoyltransferase complex dimerization subunit type 1 TsaB, whose protein sequence is MLILSIDTSAIASAALITGDGETLQAFATEDTRTHAEVLAPGIQEILTTADVTATDIDALVVGVGPGPFTGLRSGIATARSLAFAWNKPLHGVMSLDAIAVEAALDAWRLGIDEFIVATDARRKEVYWARYRSTGGTPELLDGPHVSAPADVPELPAYGKGAGIYPDQLHAVADFSGTQPTAEALGRTAVVKLTRGLPLLETTPLYLRESDAKVPGPRKRAL, encoded by the coding sequence GTGCTCATTCTCTCCATCGATACCTCCGCCATTGCCAGCGCGGCTCTCATCACCGGAGACGGAGAGACCCTGCAGGCTTTTGCCACCGAGGACACCCGGACCCACGCGGAAGTACTGGCCCCCGGCATCCAGGAAATACTTACGACGGCGGACGTCACCGCCACCGATATCGACGCCTTGGTCGTCGGCGTAGGTCCCGGGCCGTTCACCGGGCTGCGCTCTGGCATCGCCACGGCCCGGTCGCTGGCGTTCGCCTGGAATAAGCCGCTGCATGGGGTGATGAGCCTGGATGCCATCGCCGTGGAGGCAGCATTGGATGCCTGGCGGCTGGGGATCGACGAGTTCATCGTGGCCACGGACGCGCGCCGCAAGGAAGTCTACTGGGCGCGGTACCGCAGCACCGGCGGAACTCCCGAACTGCTGGACGGTCCGCACGTCTCCGCTCCGGCGGACGTGCCGGAGCTGCCGGCCTACGGCAAGGGGGCGGGGATCTATCCTGACCAGTTGCACGCCGTCGCGGACTTCAGCGGCACCCAACCGACCGCCGAAGCGCTCGGCCGCACCGCCGTCGTCAAGCTGACCCGGGGTCTGCCCTTGCTGGAAACCACGCCGCTGTACCTGCGCGAATCCGATGCGAAGGTCCCCGGGCCGCGGAAGCGTGCGCTGTGA
- a CDS encoding glycoside hydrolase family 3 N-terminal domain-containing protein translates to MKKFGSRRLALGVLAATSALLISSCTAPGPAPEGSSSAPPSSVAAPTEAPALSWGPNQDHSDDAAVAVEAMSLEEKAGQVMVSFYSGTDPAPQLAAIDELHLGGSIIMGDNVPLTADGAVDVAAMAQINKALQDAMFNARDWPGIISVDQEGGMVARLGAPLTEWPTPMTYGAAADEAVSRDSMAAMATELAALGFTMDYAPGLDLTIGPADPTIGARSLGSDPERASAQAPALLEGFEKAGFMPSVKHFPGHGSVTTDSHLALPVQDASVAELQARDWKPFKAAIDAGAPVMMMGHIAVPALEPSVPSSLSAPSYQALRDLGFEGVIITDALNMGAVENQYPGGQAAPMALAAGADLLLMPADPYAAHAAILAAVEDGTLAEERLDEAATRVVTMQLWQKSIAQTPSLAEIGTHAQDSQEASAAALTVLTGQCSREDQLDGSLTIQGADPAANQRLADAAEARGLTVGSGPTVTLLAGPESGTGDFVVSLDAPWGLELSSAEVKAALYGDTPAAFEALLDYLTGEAGAPGTLPVDVGEYETGAGCG, encoded by the coding sequence GTGAAAAAGTTCGGTTCCCGGCGTCTGGCGCTGGGTGTGTTGGCGGCCACGTCCGCACTCCTCATTTCCTCCTGTACCGCCCCCGGCCCCGCACCCGAAGGCAGCAGTTCCGCGCCGCCGTCGTCCGTTGCCGCGCCCACCGAAGCGCCCGCGCTTTCCTGGGGGCCGAACCAAGATCATTCCGACGACGCCGCTGTCGCCGTCGAGGCGATGAGCCTTGAGGAAAAGGCCGGGCAGGTCATGGTGTCCTTCTACTCCGGAACCGATCCGGCACCGCAGTTGGCCGCCATTGATGAACTGCATCTGGGCGGCAGCATTATTATGGGCGACAACGTCCCGCTGACCGCGGACGGCGCGGTGGACGTGGCGGCCATGGCGCAGATTAACAAGGCGCTGCAGGATGCAATGTTCAACGCGCGGGACTGGCCCGGAATCATCTCGGTGGACCAGGAAGGCGGCATGGTGGCCCGGCTGGGCGCGCCGCTGACCGAGTGGCCCACGCCCATGACCTACGGTGCCGCGGCGGATGAGGCTGTCTCGCGGGACTCCATGGCGGCAATGGCCACCGAACTGGCCGCGCTCGGCTTCACCATGGACTACGCGCCGGGACTGGACCTGACCATCGGACCGGCGGATCCGACTATCGGCGCCCGGTCACTGGGCAGCGACCCGGAGCGGGCCTCGGCGCAGGCCCCGGCGCTGCTGGAGGGCTTCGAGAAGGCCGGGTTCATGCCCAGCGTGAAGCACTTCCCGGGCCATGGCTCCGTAACCACCGACTCGCATCTGGCTCTGCCGGTGCAGGACGCCTCCGTGGCGGAACTGCAGGCGCGGGACTGGAAGCCGTTCAAAGCTGCGATCGACGCCGGGGCACCGGTGATGATGATGGGCCACATTGCCGTCCCCGCGCTGGAACCGAGTGTTCCGTCGTCGCTGTCGGCACCGAGTTACCAGGCGTTGCGGGACCTGGGGTTTGAAGGCGTCATCATCACGGATGCGCTGAACATGGGCGCGGTGGAGAACCAGTACCCGGGCGGCCAGGCTGCCCCGATGGCGCTCGCCGCCGGTGCCGATCTGCTGCTGATGCCGGCCGATCCGTATGCCGCGCATGCCGCGATTCTGGCCGCGGTGGAGGATGGCACATTGGCCGAGGAGCGGCTGGATGAAGCCGCTACCCGGGTAGTCACCATGCAGCTGTGGCAGAAGTCCATCGCGCAGACGCCGTCGCTCGCGGAGATCGGTACCCATGCGCAGGACTCGCAGGAAGCCTCGGCCGCCGCGCTGACCGTCCTGACCGGACAGTGTTCCCGCGAGGACCAGTTGGACGGCTCGCTGACCATCCAGGGTGCAGACCCGGCGGCCAACCAGCGGCTGGCGGATGCCGCCGAGGCACGCGGGCTGACGGTAGGCTCGGGACCCACGGTTACCCTGCTGGCCGGGCCCGAGAGCGGAACCGGGGACTTCGTTGTTTCGCTGGATGCACCGTGGGGGTTGGAGCTGTCCTCGGCCGAGGTGAAGGCGGCGCTCTACGGAGACACTCCCGCAGCGTTCGAGGCGCTGCTGGATTACCTCACCGGCGAGGCCGGCGCACCCGGCACTCTGCCGGTGGACGTCGGCGAATACGAAACCGGCGCCGGCTGCGGGTAA
- the rimI gene encoding ribosomal protein S18-alanine N-acetyltransferase, with translation MTEADIPEVDALEQSLFPMDAWPTQMFFDELSQSETRSYYVAVDAVGTVIAYAGLMCIEPIADVQTIAVAPEREGQGIGSLMLTRLIEEATRRKAKDVLLEVRADNPRAQRLYQWFGFEQIHRRPRYYRDGADALIMRLELAGWTGAPGTTTTTTTTSSTTTSTTATTTNPPEETR, from the coding sequence ATGACCGAGGCCGACATTCCCGAGGTCGACGCCCTGGAACAGAGCCTGTTTCCGATGGATGCCTGGCCCACCCAGATGTTCTTCGACGAGCTGTCCCAGTCCGAAACCCGCAGTTACTATGTCGCCGTCGACGCCGTGGGAACGGTGATCGCGTACGCCGGACTGATGTGCATCGAGCCGATCGCGGACGTGCAGACCATCGCCGTGGCTCCGGAGCGCGAAGGGCAGGGGATCGGCAGCCTGATGCTGACTCGCCTGATCGAGGAGGCCACGCGGCGCAAGGCCAAGGACGTGCTGCTCGAGGTCCGGGCGGACAACCCGAGGGCGCAGCGGCTGTACCAGTGGTTCGGGTTCGAACAGATCCACCGCCGCCCGCGCTATTACCGCGACGGCGCGGACGCGCTGATCATGCGGCTGGAACTCGCCGGCTGGACCGGAGCGCCCGGCACAACCACGACCACGACGACGACCTCGAGCACGACGACGAGCACCACCGCGACCACTACGAACCCCCCGGAGGAGACCCGATGA